In Elusimicrobiota bacterium, one DNA window encodes the following:
- a CDS encoding 2-isopropylmalate synthase — protein MPKSDRIVVFDTTLRDGEQSPGASLNIEEKRQAARQLAELGVDVIEAGFPVSSPGDFEAVKTIAREIRGPEIAGLARCVKGDIDACWGAVKAAKKPRIHTFIATSDLHIESKLKMTRSQVLDRAVDCVRYAKKFTDNVEFSAEDAVRSDFDYLCQVVEAVIDAGATTVNIPDTVGYGIPSDWGARIGQIVARVPNIRRAVLSVHCHNDLGLAVANSLAAVQNGARQVECTVNGIGERAGNASLEEIVMALRTRKDLFNVTTGVRTREIAKTSRLISKLTGIVVQPNKAIVGANAFAHSSGIHQDGVIKSRTTYEIMNPEDVGVEESALLLTARSGRNGVNTRLKHLGFHLAAPALEALFEKFKTLADKKKYVFDDDLIALVEEEGRAKSPEVFSMDYLNTTSGTGIVPTATVRLKKKDAVFQEAACGDGPVDAAYRAMDKITGLRPELLDYALRSVSSGTDAQGDVVVKVSDKGLVVMGKGTSTDIVEASAKAYLNALNKILSARASGRAAAKKNEGM, from the coding sequence ATGCCAAAGTCCGACCGCATCGTTGTTTTTGACACCACCCTGCGCGACGGGGAGCAATCCCCCGGCGCCAGCTTGAACATCGAGGAAAAGCGCCAAGCCGCCCGCCAATTGGCCGAATTGGGCGTGGACGTGATCGAGGCGGGTTTCCCCGTGTCGAGCCCCGGCGATTTCGAGGCGGTGAAAACCATCGCCCGGGAAATCCGCGGCCCCGAGATCGCGGGGTTGGCCCGTTGCGTCAAAGGCGACATCGACGCCTGCTGGGGCGCGGTCAAAGCGGCCAAGAAACCGCGCATTCACACCTTCATCGCCACGTCCGACCTGCACATCGAAAGCAAATTGAAGATGACCCGTTCCCAGGTGTTGGACCGGGCGGTCGATTGTGTGCGTTACGCGAAAAAATTCACCGACAACGTGGAGTTTTCCGCCGAAGACGCCGTCCGGTCGGATTTTGACTATCTCTGCCAGGTGGTGGAGGCGGTCATCGACGCCGGCGCCACGACCGTGAACATCCCCGACACCGTCGGCTACGGAATCCCCTCGGATTGGGGGGCGCGCATCGGACAAATCGTCGCCCGGGTGCCCAACATCCGGCGCGCGGTTCTCTCCGTCCATTGCCACAACGATTTGGGCCTGGCGGTGGCCAATTCCCTGGCCGCCGTTCAAAACGGCGCGCGGCAGGTGGAATGCACCGTCAACGGCATCGGGGAGCGGGCGGGGAACGCCTCGCTGGAAGAGATCGTGATGGCGCTTCGGACCCGGAAAGACTTGTTCAACGTCACGACCGGAGTGCGCACCCGCGAGATCGCCAAAACCAGCCGCTTGATTTCCAAGCTGACCGGAATCGTGGTCCAGCCGAACAAGGCCATCGTCGGGGCCAACGCCTTCGCCCACTCCTCCGGGATCCACCAGGACGGCGTCATCAAATCCCGGACCACCTACGAAATCATGAACCCCGAGGACGTCGGCGTGGAGGAAAGCGCTTTGTTGTTGACGGCCCGGTCGGGGCGCAACGGCGTCAACACGCGTCTCAAGCATTTGGGGTTCCACCTGGCCGCGCCGGCCCTGGAAGCGCTGTTTGAAAAATTCAAGACCTTGGCCGATAAGAAAAAATACGTTTTTGACGATGATTTGATCGCCTTGGTGGAGGAAGAGGGGCGGGCCAAGTCGCCGGAGGTGTTTTCAATGGATTATTTGAACACCACCTCCGGCACGGGGATCGTTCCGACGGCCACCGTCCGGTTGAAGAAAAAAGACGCCGTGTTTCAGGAAGCCGCTTGCGGGGACGGCCCCGTGGACGCGGCCTACCGGGCCATGGACAAAATCACGGGGTTGCGTCCGGAGTTGCTCGATTACGCCCTGCGATCGGTGTCCTCGGGGACCGACGCCCAGGGAGACGTGGTGGTCAAAGTGTCCGACAAGGGATTGGTGGTCATGGGCAAAGGCACCTCCACCGACATCGTGGAAGCCAGCGCCA
- the pssA gene encoding CDP-diacylglycerol--serine O-phosphatidyltransferase, producing MSLGPRFGFLSRLLGLRGEGYPNMPPASTAPVPPVRRGIYLLPALFTVGNMALGFFALIKSVGHEFSAAATAILFGHVLDIFDGAVARLTRTSSRFGIELDSLADWMTFCIAPSFLMYELVLKDNRSWGFAIALLFVICGALRLARFNLKAQMGEAPPSFFTGLPTPAAGGVLAIFALLYDVMELGKPIRSFKLVMSQVPVFFEVVPAVMLLLSLLMVSDVRYAKFRTQNLLRPRSMRALVLTILAVLMIWVYPQNTIFILYVSYIVWGLVDYFLGRSLRRPSTPHASESEEHVDHYGK from the coding sequence GTGAGCCTCGGGCCCCGTTTCGGCTTCCTGTCCCGGCTTCTGGGTCTCCGGGGGGAGGGCTATCCAAACATGCCCCCGGCTTCGACCGCCCCGGTGCCGCCGGTCCGACGCGGCATCTATCTGCTCCCCGCGCTGTTTACCGTGGGCAACATGGCGCTGGGCTTTTTCGCGTTGATCAAATCCGTCGGTCACGAATTCAGCGCCGCGGCCACGGCCATCCTGTTCGGGCACGTGCTGGACATTTTTGACGGCGCCGTGGCCCGCCTCACGCGGACCTCCAGCCGCTTCGGCATCGAGTTGGACTCCTTGGCCGATTGGATGACGTTCTGCATTGCCCCGTCTTTTCTGATGTACGAGCTGGTGTTGAAAGACAACCGGTCGTGGGGGTTCGCCATCGCCTTGTTGTTCGTGATTTGCGGAGCGTTGCGCTTGGCCCGCTTCAACCTGAAAGCCCAGATGGGCGAAGCCCCGCCGTCCTTTTTCACCGGCTTGCCAACCCCGGCGGCCGGTGGCGTGTTGGCGATTTTCGCTCTGCTCTACGACGTCATGGAATTGGGCAAGCCCATCCGCAGCTTCAAATTGGTCATGAGTCAGGTGCCGGTGTTTTTTGAAGTGGTCCCGGCCGTGATGCTCCTGTTGTCCCTCCTCATGGTGTCCGACGTTCGTTACGCCAAATTCCGCACGCAGAATTTGCTTCGGCCCCGAAGCATGCGGGCCCTGGTGCTGACGATTTTGGCGGTGCTCATGATTTGGGTCTATCCCCAAAACACGATTTTCATCCTCTACGTGTCCTACATCGTGTGGGGCCTCGTTGATTATTTCCTTGGTCGCTCCCTCCGGCGACCCTCCACCCCCCACGCATCGGAATCCGAAGAACACGTCGATCACTACGGTAAATAG